A genomic window from Triticum urartu cultivar G1812 chromosome 7, Tu2.1, whole genome shotgun sequence includes:
- the LOC125521519 gene encoding lysine-specific demethylase JMJ30-like — translation MDTGEPTGTAAAAAGGEKRAMLLRQITEEGGFAFVASAEKAAAGDLRAAEAAREMAWEQLHSGPWSEVEPAWRHAYALACLHVASLRAGDDRRAALRALDMGLIMGGDLLRAELEAAIAQVPANGNREGEGDGAGDAGRNVERWREGLSRNRDLGDALKVLPVKSLSCKQIERRTCISLEAFIHDYFLRESPVILSGCIDHWPARTKWKDIKYLERIAGDRTIPVEVGKSYVCNEWRQDLITFSQFLERMSSPDCSANLTYLAQHPLFDQIKELREDIVVPEYCYAGGGKLQSLNAWFGPHGTVTPLHHDPHHNLFAQVLGRKYIRLYRASISEDLYPHMETMLSNTSQVDLDNIDVKEFPRTEDLEFMDNILEEGDLLYIPPKWWHYVRSLSTSFSVSFWWRTSILPSQGS, via the exons ATGGACACCGGCGAGCCGACGGGtacagcggcagcggcggcgggagGAGAGAAGCGGGCGATGCTGCTGCGGCAGATCACCGAGGAGGGAGGCTTCGCCTTCGTGGCCTCCGCGGAGAAGGCGGCCGCGGGGGACCTgcgcgcggcggaggcggcgcgggAGATGGCCTGGGAGCAGCTGCACTCGGGGCCGTGGAGCGAGGTGGAGCCTGCGTGGCGGCACGCCTACGCGCTCGCTTGTCTCCACGTCGCGAGTCTCCGCGCCGGTGACGACCGCCGCGCGGCGCTCCGAGCGCTCGACATGGGCCTCATCATGGGTGGCGACCTCCTCCGCGCAGAGCTCGAAGCAGCCATCGCGCAGGTCCCTGCCAATGGAAATCGCGAGGGCGAAGGCGACGGTGCGGGAGACGCCGGCAGAAACGTGGAGAGGTGGAGGGAAGGGCTCAGTAGGAATCGAGACCTCGGCGAT GCGCTCAAAGTTCTGCCGGTGAAATCCCTATCTTGTAAGCAAATCGAGCGGCGGACATGCATTTCTTTGGAGGCATTTATACATGATTACTTTTTACGTGAGTCCCCTGTTATACTCAGCGGCTGCATTGATCATTGGCCTGCAAGGACAAAGTGGAAGGACATAAAATACCTAGAGAGGATAGCTGGAGACCGCACTATTCCTGTCGAG GTTGGAAAAAGTTATGTTTGTAATGAGTGGAGGCAGGACCTTATCACATTTTCACAGTTTCTTGAGAGAATGTCGTCACCTGATTGTTCTGCAAACTTGACGTATCTAGCCCAGCATCCATTGTTTGACCAG ATAAAAGAGCTTCGTGAAGACATAGTGGTTCCTGAGTACTGTTATGCTGGCGGTGGGAAACTCCAATCGCTCAATGCTTGGTTTGGCCCTCATGGGACTGTGACACCATTGCATCATGACCCACATCACAACCTTTTTGCTCAG GTCTTGGGCAGAAAGTATATTAGACTCTATCGTGCTTCCATCTCCGAGGATTTGTACCCTCACATGGAAACTATGCTAAGCAATACGAGCCAG GTAGATCTTGACAACATTGATGTTAAGGAATTCCCAAGGACAGAAGATCTTGAATTCATGGACAACATATTGGAGGAAGGTGACCTGCTTTACATACCACCAAAATGGTGGCATTACGTGAGATCTCTTTCTACCAGTTTCTCTGTTAGCTTTTGGTGGCGCACGTCAATTCTTCCTTCACAGGGTTCATGA